The following proteins are co-located in the Shouchella hunanensis genome:
- a CDS encoding aldehyde dehydrogenase family protein — translation MIAVKSAQSFIDGQWGAIEEGQGLEVRSPYSNEVIGYQYETNEQGVEEALASAFRYKKELEKLEAIDRSAILYKAAMLMEERQEAFAQLISLEVGKALKNTRDEVGRSIETLIQSAEEAKRQFGETIPGGASSRGKGSTALTFRVPVGVIAAITPFNAPLNLICHKIGPSFAAGNVTVLKPAPQAPFIAKALVELLIEAGMPAKAIQLVLGGREVGEKIVADSRTNLVSFTGGVPAGQQISKLAGMKKVLLELGGNAGTIVHEDADIERAATLATKTAFSNSGQSCISVQRVYVHESVFQEFSAKVKEKTEALHVGDPRDEATDIGCVVSKEAAERITSWIEEAAADGANILCGGSANGAQVQPTILVNPKKENKVVCQEVFGPVVSLIPYRDVEWAIHEVNESAFGLQAGVFTQSLTVVRKVVQTLDMGGIVVNGTSNFRLDHWPYGGVKQSGIGREGPRFAIEEMSETKMVVLQDFLTL, via the coding sequence ATGATAGCAGTGAAATCCGCACAGTCGTTTATAGATGGACAATGGGGTGCAATCGAAGAAGGGCAAGGTTTAGAAGTAAGAAGCCCTTATTCAAATGAAGTAATTGGCTATCAATATGAAACAAATGAACAAGGTGTAGAAGAAGCGTTGGCATCGGCATTTCGATATAAAAAAGAGTTGGAAAAACTAGAAGCGATTGATCGCTCTGCCATTCTTTATAAAGCGGCAATGTTAATGGAAGAGCGTCAAGAAGCGTTTGCCCAATTAATTTCTTTAGAAGTAGGAAAAGCGTTAAAAAATACCCGAGATGAAGTGGGGCGTTCAATAGAAACCCTCATTCAGTCAGCAGAAGAAGCAAAGCGCCAGTTTGGTGAAACAATTCCAGGTGGCGCATCTTCAAGAGGGAAAGGTTCGACTGCACTTACATTTCGTGTGCCAGTTGGTGTGATAGCAGCGATTACGCCATTTAACGCACCGTTAAATTTAATTTGCCATAAAATTGGTCCAAGCTTTGCTGCAGGGAACGTAACCGTATTAAAACCTGCACCACAAGCACCTTTTATTGCGAAAGCACTTGTAGAGCTATTAATTGAAGCTGGTATGCCGGCAAAAGCTATTCAACTGGTGCTCGGTGGGAGAGAAGTAGGCGAAAAAATTGTTGCCGACTCACGAACAAATCTTGTTTCTTTCACAGGTGGTGTGCCTGCAGGCCAACAAATTAGTAAGCTAGCTGGGATGAAAAAAGTGTTATTAGAGCTTGGTGGAAACGCTGGCACGATTGTCCATGAAGATGCGGATATAGAGCGGGCAGCAACGCTTGCAACAAAAACCGCTTTCAGTAACTCAGGTCAAAGTTGTATTTCTGTGCAGCGTGTCTATGTACATGAATCGGTCTTTCAGGAATTTAGCGCAAAGGTAAAAGAAAAAACAGAAGCTCTTCATGTAGGAGATCCTCGTGATGAGGCAACGGATATCGGCTGTGTAGTATCAAAGGAAGCAGCTGAACGTATCACGAGCTGGATAGAAGAGGCTGCTGCTGACGGTGCGAATATTCTCTGCGGTGGGTCTGCAAATGGAGCTCAGGTACAACCAACGATTCTTGTCAATCCAAAGAAAGAGAACAAAGTGGTTTGCCAAGAAGTCTTTGGTCCGGTGGTTAGTTTAATTCCTTATCGTGACGTAGAGTGGGCCATTCATGAGGTTAATGAGTCAGCGTTCGGTTTGCAAGCAGGTGTGTTTACGCAGTCATTAACGGTTGTAAGAAAAGTTGTTCAAACCCTCGATATGGGAGGGATCGTTGTAAATGGAACCTCAAATTTCCGTTTGGATCATTGGCCGTATGGAGGGGTCAAGCAGAGTGGAATCGGTCGGGAAGGTCCCCGCTTTGCTATTGAAGAAATGAGCGAAACGAAGATGGTTGTTCTACAAGATTTTTTGACACTATAA
- a CDS encoding zinc-dependent alcohol dehydrogenase, with amino-acid sequence MKEIYLDQPQVMHVREASPLPLLQDEEVRIKLLYGGICGSDLSVFKGRLPHAQYPLRPGHEVVGEVIDSRASHIKEGSRVVITPNTFCGKCEFCLKGKPNICLEKQSIGITCDGGFAEEIHIHSRYCLPIPDELSNEAAVLIEPLSVIVHGMKQITIKPGMSVLVVGCGTEGLLAAALARYVGAEVTAIDINASKLAMLKSFHDMTLGHPMDIAGKQFDVVIEAAGTKHSVESCFSQLKPGGELLLIGITPEATIPVAQVVRKEQKIVGSIIYEFPADFQTSVTYLLDEQFDPTVFISKIKPFYEYEEAYQMALSGNYAKIVLQFKGAAVS; translated from the coding sequence GTGAAAGAGATCTACTTAGATCAACCACAAGTGATGCACGTTCGCGAGGCTTCACCGCTTCCGTTATTGCAAGATGAGGAAGTCAGAATAAAACTGCTTTATGGCGGCATTTGTGGATCAGATCTGTCTGTTTTTAAAGGCAGATTACCACACGCCCAGTATCCGTTACGTCCTGGCCATGAGGTAGTTGGTGAAGTAATAGATAGTCGGGCAAGCCACATAAAAGAAGGTAGTCGTGTCGTGATTACACCAAACACGTTTTGCGGAAAGTGTGAGTTTTGTTTAAAAGGAAAGCCGAATATTTGTCTAGAGAAACAGTCAATCGGCATTACATGTGATGGAGGATTTGCCGAGGAGATCCATATTCATTCTCGTTATTGCCTACCAATACCTGATGAATTATCAAATGAAGCCGCTGTTCTAATCGAACCATTATCAGTCATTGTCCATGGTATGAAACAAATTACGATTAAGCCAGGTATGAGCGTATTAGTTGTTGGGTGTGGTACGGAAGGGTTACTTGCGGCTGCATTAGCCAGATATGTTGGTGCTGAAGTGACAGCAATTGATATTAATGCAAGCAAATTAGCTATGTTAAAAAGCTTTCATGATATGACGTTAGGCCATCCAATGGATATAGCAGGCAAACAATTTGATGTTGTCATTGAAGCCGCTGGAACGAAACATTCAGTAGAATCGTGTTTTTCTCAATTGAAGCCAGGAGGAGAGCTATTGCTTATTGGCATTACGCCAGAAGCAACAATTCCAGTAGCACAAGTTGTGAGAAAAGAGCAAAAAATAGTCGGAAGCATTATTTATGAGTTTCCGGCTGATTTCCAAACTAGCGTTACGTATCTTCTGGACGAACAGTTTGATCCAACGGTCTTTATATCAAAAATAAAACCGTTTTATGAATATGAAGAAGCGTATCAAATGGCGTTAAGCGGGAATTACGCCAAAATCGTATTACAATTTAAAGGAGCTGCTGTCTCATGA